In Granulicella mallensis MP5ACTX8, the sequence AGTATTCGGCTCTCGATCAGGGGTTGGGGCTGACAGGTTTATTCAAGACGTGGCCGAACCAGACGAACACTCTTTCCTGGGTCTGGAGCATCACACCCACAACGGTCAATGAGATGGGCGGGACTCTTAGCATTGACCGGGTATCACAGCAGGCCGATCTTGCGGATCCGGGCTTTAATCGAAGCAATTATGGAATCAACTATAACTACATCGTTCCCGGGGGTAAGGACCTCAACAAAATTCCGAGCCTAAGCCTGCCGAGTCCTTTCTTTAGTTTGAGTGGTGGGCCCTATCCATCGCACTCCGGTGGGCCGATCTATTCCTACAGGGATAGCCTGACGAAATCATCGGGGAACCATCTCTTCAAGTTCGGCTTTTCATATGACTATCGGGGCGAGGATGACGACGACCAGATCAACATTACAACGGTTCCCGGAGGCAGCAGCAACCAGAACGGAACCTTTACCCTCACCGACTCCTATGCGAATGGCAGCGGTTTAGGTCTCGCCAATCTGGCCCTTGGGCTGGCTGATAGTTATACCGAGATCGGACCGCGGGCATACACGATTTGGCGGGGCGCCATGTATGAATCGTTTGCCCAGGACTCGTGGAAGATTACCCCCAAACTGCACCTCGACTATGGGCTGCGCGATACGATTGCTTTCCCCTTTCACTCCCTGTGGGGGAACGCTGCCTACTTCGATCCCGCTCTGTATAACCCAGGGCAGGCTGTCAGTGTCAACCCCAAGACAGGCCTGGTCGCCGTGGGTAGCGGCAACCAATATAATGGAATGGTCATTCCGGGTCTCTCAGGCTTCCCGAACGGCGCCGCGCAACACGGGGTTTTTCAAGCTACCACTCCCGATGCTTACACGAGCTTGTTCAACCCTGGTTTGCCTCGTGGCTTGGTTGATGCTCAAAATGCCCTTCAGCCGCGCCTGGGAATTGCATACCAATTTACCGATAAGACCGTGATTCGCGCTGGCGGCGGCCGGTTTCTCACTCGAATGGGTTTGCTGGACAACATCTTCCCCGGCGGGAACTCTCCATTCCAGCCTTTCGTCACTGTGTCGGGCATTTCGGTGGACAATCCAGGAGCTGGGTTGAACACTGCCACAGCGCCCACGTTGGCCGTGACAACGTATGACCGCAATATCAGACAACCGGATGCCTGGAACTGGAACGTTACGGTGGAGAGGCAGCTTCCTTGGAGTTCGGTGCTATCCGTTGCCTATGTAGGTCGCCGCGGGTTACACCTCTGGGATTCGGCGGACATCAATGAGCCGCTCCCAGGAACCACGTATGCGAATCCTGGGGTTAACATAGCCGCTTTAGCTCCTTATAAGGGTTTCTCCTCGATTCTGATGGAGCAGAGTGTGGCCAGTTCGAGATACAACTCTTTGCAGATCTTCTGGGAGAGGCGGTTTGTCAGGTCTCTGGGCTTCTCGGCTGCTTACACGCTGGCCAAAAGCATGGACAATAGCTCCAGCTATAGTGACACTGTTCCGGATACGTACGACTCAAGCAATCTTTGGGGCCCTTCCACTTTCGATGTTCGTCAGGCTTTTGTTGCTACTTCTACCTATGACTTGCCGTTTCTGAGAGACAAGCGACGCCTCACCGACAAGATACTCGGTGGCTGGCGGCTCAGCCTCACCGCTCAATTTTTGAGCGGCGCCCCACAGAGCGTCTACACGACGAACACTGACTACGCTGGGGTGGGGGTTCCCGGCCTGCCTCAATTCTGGGTACTGAATGGAAAGCCTCGCTACCCACGCCAGTTCTCGACCGCCTCCACGAGTTCGAATACGTACTTCAGTACGACCACATCCAACGGTAGTCCGCTGTTTACCGCACCTACCCAGGGAACCTTCAACCTGCAGCATGGAATTCGCGACGTAATCTACGGTCCCGGATATGAGGATTGGAACGCGGGGCTATTCAAGCAATTTGCCATCAACGAACGGAATAACTTTGAATTTCGGGCCGAGGCCTACGACGTCTTCAATCATGCCAATTGGTCGAGTCCCGGCATCACTCCCGGTACTTCCACCTTTGGCAAGGTCACCAGCAAGACCGCTCTCTCCCGGCAACTCCAGTTATCGCTACGCTACTCGTTCTAAGAACAAGAACAGGGAGACGGATACTTCTTCCGTCTCCCTGTTTCTCTTTAACGCTTACTCTCAAAGGAGTGCAGATCTTGCTTCGACTTTTGCCCTACTGTCCTATCTTCCTATTGCTCGCAGCATCTTCCCTGAGCCTGCTGTCAGTTGCCCAGACATCGCAAGCGCTAGGTTCTGGGGAGATTGGCCAGCGTGTAGTCGCCAGCGAGGGCAAAAAGACATAGCATCATGGTTATGGCACGCGACGATCGTTTTTCAGCAGAGAATCCAACCCTCCCTTCCTCGAATCCCGTTCAACCAGGCAGACGACGTTTTCTCAAGGCCTCCGGTCTAGCTGCGGCAGCCACCGCGATCAGCCCGGTAGCGTTTGCCGCTTCACCCGAACCACACTCAGGCGCCGGCACAGTTACAGATAGCAAGCCGATGTGGCCTCTCGATGCGGTCAATCTTTTGCAGGGCTCGCAATCGACGCCGGTTTTCTCGCATGGCAACACGCTGCCCATTGCGACAGCACCATTCGGCATGGCGCACTGGACGATCCAGACTCAGGCAAACACTCCCTGGATGTTTCAGCCGTGGGCGCGGCGCACACAAGGGTTCCGCTGCACGCATCAGCTCAGCCCGTGGCTCGATGACTACGGCCATGCGGTCTTTATGCCATTTCGCGGCAACGTACAT encodes:
- a CDS encoding TonB-dependent receptor, with product MGLHICMYGQSDTSTITGFVKDPSGAMVSNAQVTAISEATQESHTVTTDKSGYYSLSNLSAGFYSLSVHIQGFKSFESVHNKLDALSTLSINASLAIGTSNESVEVTSSAERIQTDSGSVQHLITGEQIQHQELNGRNPVFMAELLPGVITGSTLGDFNFGVSKPGFSVNGAESTSTTVTLDGAPAVRTRANTYVIGAPNVDSTEEIQVLTAAYSAEYGGASGAQVRMVSKSGTTDFHGTVYEYLRNSALNANTWSRNQSPTTRFASPFRYNDFGFAAGGPIWTPGLPSTLRRKLFWFVAQDWIRYRYTDTNFETVPTSLMHMGNFSELLGPNPFYSTPKIITNPFDCTTTNGKKTCAPFAGNIIPQNLWSSNGMAILSVYPEPIPGLLVNGDQNWEATAPHPINQRKGTYDFDVIVNDRHHISFRRTDLSYNEYSALDQGLGLTGLFKTWPNQTNTLSWVWSITPTTVNEMGGTLSIDRVSQQADLADPGFNRSNYGINYNYIVPGGKDLNKIPSLSLPSPFFSLSGGPYPSHSGGPIYSYRDSLTKSSGNHLFKFGFSYDYRGEDDDDQINITTVPGGSSNQNGTFTLTDSYANGSGLGLANLALGLADSYTEIGPRAYTIWRGAMYESFAQDSWKITPKLHLDYGLRDTIAFPFHSLWGNAAYFDPALYNPGQAVSVNPKTGLVAVGSGNQYNGMVIPGLSGFPNGAAQHGVFQATTPDAYTSLFNPGLPRGLVDAQNALQPRLGIAYQFTDKTVIRAGGGRFLTRMGLLDNIFPGGNSPFQPFVTVSGISVDNPGAGLNTATAPTLAVTTYDRNIRQPDAWNWNVTVERQLPWSSVLSVAYVGRRGLHLWDSADINEPLPGTTYANPGVNIAALAPYKGFSSILMEQSVASSRYNSLQIFWERRFVRSLGFSAAYTLAKSMDNSSSYSDTVPDTYDSSNLWGPSTFDVRQAFVATSTYDLPFLRDKRRLTDKILGGWRLSLTAQFLSGAPQSVYTTNTDYAGVGVPGLPQFWVLNGKPRYPRQFSTASTSSNTYFSTTTSNGSPLFTAPTQGTFNLQHGIRDVIYGPGYEDWNAGLFKQFAINERNNFEFRAEAYDVFNHANWSSPGITPGTSTFGKVTSKTALSRQLQLSLRYSF